One window of Anas platyrhynchos isolate ZD024472 breed Pekin duck chromosome 11, IASCAAS_PekinDuck_T2T, whole genome shotgun sequence genomic DNA carries:
- the GATM gene encoding glycine amidinotransferase, mitochondrial isoform X2 gives MCNILKQEGVIVKRPDPIDWSVKYKTPDFESTGMYAAMPRDILLVVGNEIIEAPMAWRARFFEYRAYRRIIKEYFNCGAKWTTAPKPTMADELYDKDYPIRSVEDRHKLAAQGKFVTTEFEPCFDAADFIRAGRDIFVQRSQVTNYMGIEWMRRHLAPDYRVHVISFKDPNPMHIDATFNIIGPGLVLSNPDRPCYQIDLFKKAGWTVIHPPVPLIPDDHPLWMSSKWLSMNVLMLDEKRVMVDANETSIQKMFEKLGISTIKVSIRHANSLGGGFHCWTCDIRRRGTLQSYFD, from the exons ATGTGCAATATTTTGAAACAAGAAGGTGTAATTGTCAAGAGGCCTGATCCAATTGACTGGTCTGTGAAGTATAAAACACCTGATTTTGAATCTACAG gtATGTATGCTGCCATGCCAAGAGACATCCTACTGGTGGTGGGAAATGAAATTATTGAAGCGCCTATGGCTTGGCGTGCTCGTTTCTTTGAGTACAGAGCATATAGACGAATAATTAAAGAGTACTTCAACTGTGGTGCTAAATGGACAACTGCTCCCAAACCCACAATGGCAGATGAGCTCTACGATAAG GATTATCCCATCCGCTCTGTTGAAGACAGGCACAAActggctgctcagggaaaatTTGTAACTACTGAATTTGAGCCATGCTTTGATGCTGCTGACTTCATTAGAGCTGGAAGAGATATCTTTGTACAAAGGAGTCAG GTTACTAATTACATGGGCATTGAATGGATGAGACGACATCTTGCACCAGACTATAGAGTGCATGTGATATCCTTTAAGGATCCAAACCCTATGCACATTGATGCCACGTTCAATATCATTGGACCTGGCCTTGTGCTGTCTAACCCAGACCGTCCCTGCTACCAG attgaTCTCTTCAAGAAAGCAGGCTGGACAGTGATTCACCCCCCTGTGCCACTCATCCCAGACG ATCACCCACTGTGGATGTCTTCTAAATGGCTCTCCATGAATGTCCTAATGCTGGATGAGAAACGTGTGATGGTCGATGCCAATGAGACTTCAATTCAGAAGATGTTTGAAAAACTGG GCATTTCTACAATTAAAGTGAGTATTCGCCATGCCAATTCATTGGGAGGTGGTTTCCATTGCTGGACATGTGATATCCGCCGCCGTGGTACCCTGCAATCTTATTTTGACTAG
- the GATM gene encoding glycine amidinotransferase, mitochondrial isoform X1: MLRVRCLRGGSRGAEAAHFIGSRLGRVFTGWVQRTFQSTQAATASQNTCAADDNKATNPVPKDCPVCSYNEWDPLEEVIVGRAENACVPPFSVEVKANTYEKYWGFYQKFGGQNFPEGHVKKAIAEIEEMCNILKQEGVIVKRPDPIDWSVKYKTPDFESTGMYAAMPRDILLVVGNEIIEAPMAWRARFFEYRAYRRIIKEYFNCGAKWTTAPKPTMADELYDKDYPIRSVEDRHKLAAQGKFVTTEFEPCFDAADFIRAGRDIFVQRSQVTNYMGIEWMRRHLAPDYRVHVISFKDPNPMHIDATFNIIGPGLVLSNPDRPCYQIDLFKKAGWTVIHPPVPLIPDDHPLWMSSKWLSMNVLMLDEKRVMVDANETSIQKMFEKLGISTIKVSIRHANSLGGGFHCWTCDIRRRGTLQSYFD, encoded by the exons ATGCTGCGAGTGCGGTGCTTGCGCGGGGGGAGCCGCGGAGCCGAAGCGGCGCATTTCATCGGCTCGCGG ctTGGAAGAGTCTTTACAGGATGGGTGCAGCGAACTTTCCAGAGCACCCAGGCAGCTACGGCCTCCCAGAACACCTGTGCTGCTGATGACAATAAGGCTACAAACCCTGTGCCTAAGGACTGTCCTGTTTGTTCATACAATGAATGGGACCCACTGGAAGAAGTCATTGTGGGAAGAGCTGAAAACGCTTGtgttcctcctttttctgtggAGGTTAAg GCCAACACATATGAAAAGTATTGGGGATTTTATCAGAAGTTTGGAGGCCAGAATTTCCCCGAAGGCCATGTAAAAAAAGCTATTGCTGAAATTGAGGAAATGTGCAATATTTTGAAACAAGAAGGTGTAATTGTCAAGAGGCCTGATCCAATTGACTGGTCTGTGAAGTATAAAACACCTGATTTTGAATCTACAG gtATGTATGCTGCCATGCCAAGAGACATCCTACTGGTGGTGGGAAATGAAATTATTGAAGCGCCTATGGCTTGGCGTGCTCGTTTCTTTGAGTACAGAGCATATAGACGAATAATTAAAGAGTACTTCAACTGTGGTGCTAAATGGACAACTGCTCCCAAACCCACAATGGCAGATGAGCTCTACGATAAG GATTATCCCATCCGCTCTGTTGAAGACAGGCACAAActggctgctcagggaaaatTTGTAACTACTGAATTTGAGCCATGCTTTGATGCTGCTGACTTCATTAGAGCTGGAAGAGATATCTTTGTACAAAGGAGTCAG GTTACTAATTACATGGGCATTGAATGGATGAGACGACATCTTGCACCAGACTATAGAGTGCATGTGATATCCTTTAAGGATCCAAACCCTATGCACATTGATGCCACGTTCAATATCATTGGACCTGGCCTTGTGCTGTCTAACCCAGACCGTCCCTGCTACCAG attgaTCTCTTCAAGAAAGCAGGCTGGACAGTGATTCACCCCCCTGTGCCACTCATCCCAGACG ATCACCCACTGTGGATGTCTTCTAAATGGCTCTCCATGAATGTCCTAATGCTGGATGAGAAACGTGTGATGGTCGATGCCAATGAGACTTCAATTCAGAAGATGTTTGAAAAACTGG GCATTTCTACAATTAAAGTGAGTATTCGCCATGCCAATTCATTGGGAGGTGGTTTCCATTGCTGGACATGTGATATCCGCCGCCGTGGTACCCTGCAATCTTATTTTGACTAG